The proteins below are encoded in one region of Stieleria sp. JC731:
- the arfB gene encoding alternative ribosome rescue aminoacyl-tRNA hydrolase ArfB produces the protein MNDLIVSSHLTLPASEFTITNARSSGPGGQNVNKVNSKVILHWAFEQSESISDEWKDRFRRSYSNRINRDGQLVLQSDQHRDQMQNLAEVRARLVQMLTETRRPPKKRKATRPTLGSKRRRKEAKIQKSQKKQQRRMKFD, from the coding sequence ATGAACGATTTGATCGTCAGTTCACACCTGACGCTACCGGCTTCTGAATTCACCATCACCAATGCACGCAGCAGTGGCCCTGGAGGCCAAAACGTCAACAAAGTTAATTCAAAGGTCATTTTGCATTGGGCGTTCGAACAATCGGAATCGATTTCAGACGAATGGAAAGATCGTTTCCGACGTTCCTATTCCAATCGAATCAATCGCGATGGCCAACTCGTTCTACAAAGTGACCAACATCGTGACCAAATGCAAAATTTGGCTGAGGTACGCGCACGGCTAGTGCAGATGCTTACCGAAACGCGTCGGCCACCCAAAAAACGCAAAGCCACGCGTCCGACTTTGGGAAGCAAACGGCGCCGCAAAGAAGCCAAAATTCAAAAGAGCCAAAAGAAACAACAACGTCGAATGAAATTTGACTAA
- a CDS encoding SGNH/GDSL hydrolase family protein, with protein MNAEKSTANSLAESKRARKRWRRWILFSVALIVIPGTFAYIEFVLSRPIGEGPAGPHVDVSAFDQVWTQEPVRVIGVGDSVTAGLGARGPSHTFFNRVLKNPADEFPAMKGACLEQVLPNLEHEIFAISGSESNTHLEVIRQSIPAYEAEYGIVLMTSGGNDLIHSYGRSDPRECAMYGATVEQARPWISRFAVRLGTMFSELQQRFPAGCEIYIGDIYDPTDGVGDAPSIFLPDWPDGLAIHALYNEAIRSVAASHSNVHVVPLYETFLGHGSHCRQFWRSSYDADDPHYWFFTNIEDPNDRGYDAIRRVFLNSIVENTKLISR; from the coding sequence ATGAATGCAGAAAAATCCACAGCGAATTCATTGGCAGAAAGCAAACGTGCCCGCAAACGTTGGCGTCGCTGGATTTTGTTTTCGGTCGCACTGATCGTCATCCCTGGTACGTTTGCCTATATCGAATTTGTACTCTCACGCCCCATCGGCGAAGGTCCAGCAGGTCCCCACGTCGATGTGTCTGCATTTGACCAAGTCTGGACTCAGGAACCTGTTCGAGTAATCGGCGTGGGCGACAGCGTTACCGCCGGACTCGGTGCCCGTGGGCCAAGTCATACATTCTTCAATCGCGTTTTGAAAAATCCTGCTGATGAATTTCCGGCAATGAAAGGAGCGTGTTTGGAACAGGTTTTGCCAAATCTAGAGCATGAGATCTTTGCGATTTCTGGATCTGAATCGAATACACATCTTGAGGTTATTCGCCAATCGATTCCAGCTTATGAAGCGGAGTACGGAATCGTTTTGATGACTTCCGGTGGCAACGACTTGATCCATAGCTATGGGCGAAGCGATCCACGTGAATGTGCGATGTACGGGGCCACCGTTGAACAGGCTCGTCCTTGGATCAGCCGGTTTGCCGTTCGGCTGGGGACAATGTTCAGCGAGTTGCAACAGCGGTTTCCAGCCGGATGCGAGATCTATATTGGCGATATCTATGATCCGACAGATGGCGTTGGCGATGCGCCGAGCATCTTCTTGCCGGACTGGCCCGATGGATTGGCGATCCACGCGCTATACAACGAAGCGATCCGATCGGTTGCGGCAAGTCATTCAAACGTCCATGTCGTACCGCTTTATGAAACCTTTCTCGGCCATGGATCGCACTGTCGGCAGTTTTGGCGGTCAAGTTATGACGCTGATGATCCCCATTATTGGTTCTTTACCAATATCGAAGATCCGAATGATCGTGGCTATGACGCGATTCGCAGAGTGTTTCTCAATAGCATCGTTGAGAATACGAAGTTGATTTCTCGTTGA
- a CDS encoding DUF1501 domain-containing protein, which produces MKRIKQASSVMRRDFLYGLGASLGSVAFTAMMADELAAGNSVGPMKPKPQQVPARAKRCIFLMMEGGPSHIDTFDPKPKLSELHLKEFNRSGKQKSAMESGKRYFVQSPFKFIRAGQSGADMAENWRHLAGVADDLCFYRGCQVDSVNHPTAMYQMNCGNRFGGDPAMGAWVTYGLGSINQDLPGFVVLPAVSYPQGGSANWSNGYLPAHFQGTALRPSGSPILDLDPPEGVSRQQQRLNLDLIAELNRRHAAKHPTHQDLSARMSNYELAYRMQMQVPDVLDMADEDERTLQLYGVNREPTHTFGRKCLLARKLIESGVRFVQLYHGSWDSHDYIERAHGSLVNAVDQPIAGLIRDLKDRGLLDSTLVVWCGEFGRSPDNGVRGGTAYGRDHNPNAMSIWLAGGGVNAGNTIGATDETGAEAVEGVHHVRDLHVTLLRLLGLDDNKLTFYHAGRFKQLSQFGGKVIDELIA; this is translated from the coding sequence ATGAAACGAATCAAGCAAGCAAGCTCTGTCATGCGACGTGATTTTTTGTATGGACTGGGCGCCAGTCTTGGGTCTGTCGCATTTACTGCAATGATGGCCGATGAATTGGCAGCCGGGAATTCGGTTGGGCCAATGAAACCGAAACCACAGCAAGTTCCCGCACGGGCAAAACGTTGTATCTTCCTGATGATGGAAGGTGGGCCATCGCATATCGACACCTTCGATCCAAAGCCGAAGTTATCTGAACTACATCTAAAAGAATTCAATCGAAGCGGTAAGCAAAAGTCCGCGATGGAAAGCGGCAAAAGGTACTTCGTGCAAAGCCCGTTTAAGTTCATTCGAGCGGGACAGTCCGGCGCTGACATGGCAGAAAACTGGCGGCACCTTGCGGGAGTCGCTGATGACTTGTGTTTTTATCGTGGATGCCAAGTCGATAGCGTGAATCATCCGACTGCGATGTATCAGATGAATTGTGGGAATCGTTTCGGCGGTGATCCGGCAATGGGAGCGTGGGTGACCTATGGACTCGGTTCGATCAACCAGGATCTTCCGGGATTCGTGGTGTTGCCGGCTGTTTCGTATCCCCAAGGTGGATCGGCCAATTGGAGCAACGGATATTTGCCAGCCCATTTTCAGGGGACTGCTTTGCGGCCTAGCGGATCACCGATTTTGGATCTCGATCCGCCCGAGGGAGTCAGTCGGCAGCAACAGCGGTTGAACCTGGACTTGATCGCCGAACTGAATCGTCGACATGCGGCCAAGCATCCCACGCATCAAGACTTGTCTGCAAGGATGTCCAACTACGAGTTGGCATATCGGATGCAAATGCAGGTACCCGATGTTTTAGATATGGCGGATGAAGATGAGCGGACGCTGCAGTTGTATGGGGTGAACCGCGAGCCCACACACACGTTTGGTCGGAAATGCCTGCTGGCCCGAAAGTTAATCGAAAGTGGAGTTCGGTTTGTGCAGCTATACCATGGCAGTTGGGACAGCCATGACTACATCGAACGTGCCCACGGCAGCTTGGTCAATGCGGTTGATCAACCCATCGCAGGTTTGATCCGCGATTTAAAAGATCGTGGGCTTCTGGATTCGACCTTGGTTGTCTGGTGCGGCGAATTTGGCCGTTCGCCTGACAACGGAGTTCGTGGTGGAACCGCCTATGGTCGGGACCACAATCCGAACGCGATGTCGATTTGGCTTGCAGGCGGTGGTGTTAATGCAGGGAACACAATCGGTGCTACCGACGAGACCGGTGCCGAAGCTGTTGAAGGCGTTCATCACGTGCGTGATTTGCATGTGACGCTGCTAAGATTGCTTGGCCTTGATGACAACAAGCTGACGTTTTACCACGCGGGACGATTCAAGCAGCTTAGCCAATTCGGTGGCAAGGTAATCGACGAACTGATTGCTTGA